The following coding sequences are from one Nicotiana tabacum cultivar K326 chromosome 1, ASM71507v2, whole genome shotgun sequence window:
- the LOC107804906 gene encoding uncharacterized protein LOC107804906: MSLLSDTTMCDKNETLLINKNKELGRSVSNEYDELRSFRTWLKWMCVDQSDPFSACLSWFVFVLLAIVVPCLSHFSLACSDCDAAYNRPYDNVVQLSLSSVAALSFICLSRFVKKYGLRRFLFLDKLCDESETVRKCYTQQLNSSLKILFIFVLPCFAAECAYKIWWYSSGGTQIPFLGNVIASDIVACILELTSWLYRTVVFFLVCILFRLICYLQVLRLQDFAQVFHVDSDVESVLREHLRIRRHLRIISHRYRAFILWALMFITASQFASLLMTTRSTADLHIYKSGELALCSVSLLAGLMILLRSATKITHKAQSVTCLAAKWHVCATIDSFDSIEGETPITRATCGQSFPACSEGSDSDDVGDEEDELDNTKFVPAYAYSTISFQKRQALVKYFENNRAGVAIYGFMLDRSSIHTIFGLELSLVLWLLGKTIGIS, encoded by the exons ATGTCTCTACTGTCAGACACAACAATGTGTGACAAAAATGAAACTTTACTGATAAACAAGAACAAGGAGTTAGGGAGAAGTGTATCGAATGAATACGACGAATTGAGGAGTTTTAGGACATGGCTAAAATGGATGTGTGTAGATCAATCTGATCCATTTTCAGCTTGTCTATCTTGGTTTGTTTTTGTTCTGTTGGCTATAGTTGTGCCTTGTCTTTCTCATTTCTCTCTAGCTTGTAGCGACTGTGatgctgcgtacaatagaccttaTGACAATGTTGTTCAATTGTCGCTCAGTAGTGTTGCTGCTCTGTCTTTTATTTGTCTTTCGCGGTTTGTTAAGAAATATGGGCTGAGGAGGTTCTTGTTTCTTGACAAGCTTTGTGATGAGAGTGAAACTGTTAGAAAATGCTACACACAACAGCTCAAT AGTTCACTGAAGATCCTATTCATATTTGTCCTACCATGTTTTGCTGCTGAATGCGCGTATAAGATTTGGTGGTACAGTTCAGGTGGTACACAAATCCCCTTCTTAGGCAATGTCATCGCGAGTGACATTGTCGCGTGCATTCTTGAGCTCACGTCTTGGCTTTACAGGACCGTCGTGTTCTTTTTAGTCTGTATCCTATTCCGGTTGATATGTTACCTTCAAGTTCTCCGGCTACAAGATTTTGCTCAGGTTTTTCATGTAGATTCGGATGTTGAATCAGTGTTGAGAGAGCATCTCAGAATCAGGAGGCATTTGAGGATCATTAGCCATAGGTATCGCGCGTTCATTTTGTGGGCGTTGATGTTCATTACAGCAAGCCAATTCGCGTCCCTTCTCATGACTACGCGCTCAACTGCAGATCTTCATATCTATAAAAGTGGTGAACTTGCG CTTTGCTCTGTCAGTCTTCTTGCTGGTCTCATGATACTGTTGCGAAGCGCGACCAAAATCACTCACAAGGCTCAATCTGTGACATGCCTTGCAGCCAAGTGGCATGTATGTGCAACAATAGACTCATTCGATTCGATTGAAGGTGAGACTCCAATTACTCGGGCGACCTGTGGCCAAAGTTTTCCTGCATGTTCAGAAGGATCTGATTCTGATGATGTtggagatgaagaagatgaattgGACAATACGAAATTTGTTCCTGCTTATGCCTATAGCACAATTTCATTCCAGAAAAGACAGGCACTAG TGAAATATTTTGAGAACAACAGAGCAGGTGTAGCAATTTATGGATTTATGTTGGATAGAAGTTCTATTCACACCATATTTGGATTAGAACTATCACTGGTTCTTTGGTTGCTTGGCAAAACCATTGGCATTTCTTGA